A stretch of Geomonas oryzisoli DNA encodes these proteins:
- a CDS encoding ankyrin repeat domain-containing protein, translated as MRKITAAATVLLLLILTVYSKGGHMREIDYSEDFSSPKEKELISAIMDGDIVTLRRLAAEGGNLNAVGAYENTPLRTALMLGQKSAVKALLQLGVNPNLKTPEGVAAADVVVTFQRDPAFLELLFEYGLDPDLTSENVPLIFFAVSEGLWRQYNMLLAKGADINSRNENGSSLLLDLVMQMEYDRAKDLLLKGADFRVKSMHGLNVLDELVDYQRRFCSDPDLPDCHKRAELLRMLQERGASVPPGLPCM; from the coding sequence ATGCGTAAAATAACTGCTGCCGCCACCGTACTACTTTTGTTAATTTTAACAGTCTACAGCAAAGGGGGGCATATGAGGGAAATAGATTATTCCGAGGACTTTTCTTCACCCAAAGAAAAAGAGCTGATCTCTGCAATTATGGATGGCGATATCGTAACCCTCAGAAGACTGGCCGCAGAAGGGGGAAATCTAAATGCAGTAGGGGCTTACGAGAACACCCCTCTGAGGACGGCTTTGATGTTAGGTCAAAAAAGTGCCGTTAAAGCCCTTCTCCAGTTGGGAGTAAACCCCAACTTAAAGACTCCAGAAGGGGTTGCTGCTGCTGATGTTGTTGTGACATTCCAGAGAGACCCGGCTTTCCTTGAATTGCTTTTTGAGTATGGGCTTGATCCGGATTTAACAAGTGAGAATGTTCCATTAATATTTTTTGCAGTGTCGGAAGGGCTATGGCGACAATACAACATGCTTTTGGCCAAGGGGGCCGATATTAACTCGCGCAATGAAAATGGTTCCTCCCTGCTTCTAGACTTGGTTATGCAGATGGAGTATGACCGGGCAAAGGATCTGCTCCTCAAAGGCGCTGACTTCCGCGTAAAGAGCATGCACGGGTTGAACGTGTTGGACGAACTGGTCGATTATCAGCGGCGGTTTTGCAGTGACCCCGACCTTCCCGACTGTCACAAGCGCGCCGAACTGCTGCGAATGTTGCAAGAGCGGGGTGCATCGGTTCCTCCTGGACTGCCGTGCATGTAA
- a CDS encoding DUF2974 domain-containing protein: MLDGLFDRIGSAARNGSDYAGMVAKAAGEKVAHTLSEAKSRAAKQLFAKPAGAAIEPCPKNKKAERVAERKAKLAAGKERLQAMPPGRQRDALAQATERFERNNVAVERARLAEDAYKVGQGEPPEGWERVSATDLKKLGMTKELFPQLRKTFRASEYRDGYYPELSKSKASIFGEERYVLAFRGTQGIKDGAADVIQAFGGETDQYSRAVRTAQKLKRVLGSRLDITGHSMGGGMATLAGIVTDSPVWAIDPAGVHPATLERVGVRYSNEVANKRINNYVAEGEILDCIQQPAVQRTAMAGLMFTTPVGGVALTTVGRRAVFEEGVLTYGARGPIHRIKILSNAKEISSNNQEQGVYPGLAERLNNRLNPIQKIELHDVTYVIAGIEQQKADDLQVMER, encoded by the coding sequence ATGCTGGATGGGCTATTTGACCGCATAGGCAGCGCGGCAAGAAACGGTTCCGACTATGCCGGGATGGTTGCCAAAGCGGCCGGAGAAAAAGTGGCACATACCTTATCCGAGGCGAAGAGCCGTGCGGCGAAGCAACTTTTTGCCAAGCCCGCCGGAGCCGCGATCGAGCCCTGTCCCAAAAACAAGAAAGCCGAGCGGGTCGCAGAAAGAAAGGCGAAACTCGCAGCGGGTAAGGAACGGCTGCAAGCGATGCCACCGGGAAGGCAGCGGGACGCCCTGGCGCAGGCGACGGAACGCTTCGAGCGCAACAACGTTGCAGTTGAGCGGGCGCGGTTGGCCGAGGACGCCTACAAGGTGGGGCAAGGGGAACCGCCGGAAGGGTGGGAGAGGGTATCTGCAACGGATTTAAAAAAACTGGGAATGACAAAAGAACTCTTTCCGCAGCTTCGCAAGACTTTCCGTGCCTCCGAATACCGTGATGGCTACTATCCTGAACTGTCCAAAAGTAAAGCCAGCATTTTCGGTGAGGAAAGGTACGTGCTTGCCTTCCGGGGCACACAAGGAATCAAAGACGGAGCCGCTGATGTGATACAAGCTTTTGGAGGGGAAACCGACCAGTATTCACGAGCGGTGAGAACCGCTCAAAAGTTGAAGAGGGTTTTAGGCAGCCGTCTGGACATTACCGGCCATTCAATGGGGGGAGGTATGGCTACGCTAGCAGGAATTGTGACAGACTCGCCGGTTTGGGCCATTGATCCCGCAGGCGTACATCCAGCAACTCTCGAACGAGTTGGCGTCCGGTATAGTAACGAGGTGGCAAATAAAAGAATAAATAACTATGTAGCAGAAGGAGAAATTTTAGATTGTATTCAACAGCCGGCAGTTCAGCGTACGGCTATGGCAGGACTGATGTTTACTACTCCTGTAGGAGGTGTAGCACTTACTACTGTCGGTCGTCGCGCTGTCTTTGAAGAGGGGGTACTGACCTATGGCGCCAGAGGGCCCATTCACAGGATAAAAATTCTTTCAAACGCAAAAGAAATTTCGTCAAACAATCAGGAGCAAGGGGTCTATCCTGGTCTGGCGGAGAGACTCAATAACCGTCTTAATCCCATCCAGAAGATTGAGTTGCACGATGTGACTTATGTGATAGCAGGTATCGAACAGCAAAAGGCAGATGACCTCCAGGTGATGGAACGATGA